One part of the Enterococcus sp. DIV1094 genome encodes these proteins:
- a CDS encoding InlB B-repeat-containing protein codes for MTHFYRKKIVQMILVVLMLFSSLGNSVGVIAETIDSSITEIETTDGIPETTEEIGDLVEESSPTVQFTEEERADLIKDLHIQDSDTPDVTDELLDGNGISSRMGELTNLDNFWISRFLKGNASGSGRTQFPQTYSNYLMNDSRAVIAWDNSNNAIGSEIGDTIAGTFYLPRQYIYTPNGGDIINSGSNIWGNPVRSDYEFVPRIQANSDNFRITVFERESYGFKDPVARSGDSEGVLADFHPYRIVVERTSVRRSTFAQSNVFTLDVSWIVNSYFYHSSSFIQMWHRNHRETLVSAMRTEFSEAAYVPPVYTVTGRVEPPEGSQVLPTFPTGPLVPGTWGVIRAGAPNPGYQFDRFELTGAGSWLNHIPPSLGGSMTIGTEDAILTAIYSLTTQTLSLNQNNGPGSTGSLTADKTSSVMGETTTVRAAPAAPGYRFAGFDVSGTGGTISNVNTTNRTATFTMGSENASVTARYELADQALTLNRNPQAGSNTDPTAGSNTLQMGQETVVTAAPALPGYRFSGFSVTGADSTISNVDLTNRTATFRMGSENATVTAEYASTVIRNADDLERFLRSEFPYDSNSQTYTFEPETNQTIDMAGKGNFTGRSQFSGNLIGNGTTITNLSLTASSAALGLIQTLNGGNQSRIENLTLSRVTVNNTRTQFYSAGIIGQVASGTSIELENIKIDEHSEISASQPYGSAGLIGINNGTATIKNGEVLGTLHTNTSNGLMGGIVGQNQGQLMIENSFSQVTFTGGGNFTLSVGGLVGETNGQVTITDSRSESRTGINSASGTSRGGFISRVAHSGSATIQRSVNSSDMRGNNSSVGGFIGRMSGTARIEESYHNGHVQGSTSLGTGGFVGLGDGNNSLVIVDSYSIGSSNGNGVIGVNQESNSVTLSQVFVAGFTGGQPITSDSTSITATNVYYDSSTTNKSSTTGVGEAKTTLELIETTTGGLGFGNRWRTDFSVSQRTNKTYPYLSWQTNDTQALMFFNSIDPMVDRSVTGNQVSVTLDLQNDSLRLFNPYTAGLASNASAGEQMINRNGASRFSIGVINEQGVVGFTARRMDLNVTRQPAAGSSSDPVIDKTNFLEGESIVVTAPEANYGYRFDGFTVTGANSTITDLDLVNRTATFTMGTADATVTANYQQTVIWTAEDLRRFLNSQAPFNRDDETYSIEPVDGQTIDMSGEGEFIGRANFTGVLKGNNATIKNLTIRGGESSVGFIREINSGTARIEDLHFEGLTIDSTRGQSFTTYIGLMAQVGGGRIAELENISIDGTSQISANQPNGAGGLVGQNNGTTLIMNSRVSGTLSTKTSNGLLGGFVGTSVCQLTIQDSLSRVNFTGGNNFSLNIGGFVGEASGQVSVIDSKSEARTTVNSTDETYRGGFIGRGVASANITIQRSINSGDMRGNNSYVGGFIGRLSGSARIEESYHDGHVQGSTTIGTGAFIGISEGNGTLAISDSYSIGSSNGNGVIGNNQMNNPVILSQLYVAGFTGGQPITSATAGITATNVYYDSSTTNKSSTTGVGEAKTTLELIESATDELGFGSRWRTDFSVSQRTNKTYPYLNWQTNNTQPSMFLNSINPMVDRPVSGNQVTVTLDLQTGSLKLFNPYTAGLASNASSGERTINRNGAARFSIGVINPQGVVGFTARRMELTLTRDPLTGSASDPSADLTNFIEGETTTIQAAEPSQGYRFVGFSVTGTGSTLSNINQTNRTATFTMGTENATVTANYVQTVIRTAADLSRFLNRQAPFDRDDENYSIEPEDGVAIDMANAGTFPGRQTYGAKLIGNHAVIRNLTLTSAEIDLGFIQSTGTGSLQIENLSFENLSVRNTRSQSFMNYTAGLIGQINTGGVVELENIMFDRSTRIASNQSNGSGSLVGNNNGRLTIRNSLLSNSVHTHTSNGLLGGLVGRTTGKTTIERTTSRVRFTGDNNYSLNLGGLIGEASGTITISDTQSEAQSTVASASSTYRGGMIGLTGGNARVVIERSINSSDIRSANSFAGGFVGRASGNVTINESYHNGYMLGSVTDGSGGLIGRLEGNGQLSVNDSYSVGSTNGNGGIGVVASAATVQLNNFFVAGFTGGQPITNTTTGITANNVYFDTTTTRKTSTTGVGEARLTTGLIDATISELGFGEKWLTGFALGSSANRTYPYLKWQTNDVQPSEFLHSIQPEVDRAVSTNQVTTTLDLAGQSVRLFNPYQADLPGNAASGTIQINRNNATRFSIGVINGQGVIGFTGIGNYTDIQPVSQVLNYGYEEKDYDAKDFVAVYKDHSETDDYEARFVSFPDSLNGNSARIEVSKNGTRLATLDVPVTYQFGHSLNVRGISFQGTDIRAATLSLNSDQTEIVATYNSLISGVSIHSYFGNEMYYQIMHYNSGTIANGPLNEQTSNVTFSANGSDRVGIMDSFGSNRRISVAKGEIVEIYHREASARLDNFQNNVAQSRSTERRSRYQITANGFEQLTIDRLNPREQKTVLGMTQEDLDRQINRYLDISQYPTLKIEGFSQYPDTSMEGNTSGKIVVSEELVNGQTVTWEYTVPFVVESDPAIHVTLPVKMIFDVIEEEVISPDYQVINHSTTTNLSVAFHTKEDVELASTSNVVFLEEPEHGVQGEEAMLLYLQRLGEPVSDKPLVGRSSTFTGARWTEVIQPDSQMALGFTGTYFGDVTVSNKVSGNLSLHFAAMTN; via the coding sequence ATGACTCATTTTTATAGAAAGAAAATAGTACAAATGATTTTGGTCGTTCTGATGCTCTTCTCGTCATTAGGGAATAGTGTAGGGGTGATTGCTGAAACAATTGATAGTTCGATTACCGAAATCGAAACGACAGATGGTATACCTGAGACAACAGAAGAAATAGGAGATTTAGTAGAAGAATCAAGTCCAACAGTCCAATTCACAGAAGAAGAACGGGCAGATCTTATTAAGGATTTACATATCCAAGATTCAGATACGCCAGATGTAACAGATGAGTTGCTAGATGGAAATGGAATCTCATCCAGAATGGGTGAATTGACGAACTTAGATAATTTTTGGATTTCTCGTTTTCTTAAAGGAAATGCTAGTGGTAGTGGAAGAACACAGTTTCCACAAACATACTCTAATTATTTGATGAACGACAGTAGAGCAGTTATTGCTTGGGACAATAGCAACAATGCGATTGGTTCAGAAATTGGTGATACCATTGCAGGGACATTTTATTTACCTCGACAATATATCTATACTCCAAATGGAGGGGATATCATCAATTCTGGTTCTAATATATGGGGGAATCCTGTAAGAAGTGACTATGAGTTTGTCCCAAGGATCCAAGCAAATAGTGATAATTTTAGAATTACGGTTTTCGAAAGAGAATCATATGGGTTTAAGGACCCTGTGGCTCGTTCAGGCGACAGCGAAGGGGTGTTAGCAGATTTTCATCCCTATCGAATCGTTGTAGAAAGAACATCTGTTAGGAGAAGTACATTTGCTCAATCAAACGTTTTTACACTTGATGTCAGTTGGATAGTTAATTCATATTTCTATCATTCCTCTTCGTTTATACAAATGTGGCATAGAAATCATAGAGAAACTCTCGTTTCAGCAATGCGCACTGAGTTCTCCGAAGCGGCCTATGTGCCACCGGTATATACGGTGACTGGCAGAGTTGAACCTCCTGAAGGAAGTCAAGTATTACCGACCTTTCCAACAGGACCACTGGTTCCTGGTACGTGGGGGGTGATTCGTGCCGGAGCGCCCAATCCAGGTTATCAGTTTGATCGGTTTGAACTCACAGGTGCTGGAAGCTGGCTTAACCATATACCACCTAGCTTAGGTGGGAGTATGACTATTGGAACTGAGGATGCGATTCTAACGGCAATATATTCGCTAACTACTCAAACTTTGTCACTCAATCAGAATAATGGTCCAGGTAGCACAGGAAGCTTAACAGCAGATAAAACGAGTTCAGTGATGGGAGAAACAACGACGGTTCGTGCGGCTCCTGCAGCTCCTGGATATCGTTTCGCAGGATTTGATGTAAGTGGGACTGGGGGAACAATCAGTAATGTGAATACAACTAACCGCACTGCTACATTTACTATGGGGTCAGAAAATGCATCAGTGACCGCTCGTTATGAACTAGCGGATCAGGCACTCACGTTGAATCGAAATCCTCAAGCCGGGAGTAATACTGACCCGACAGCTGGTTCAAATACTTTGCAAATGGGACAAGAAACAGTCGTTACCGCTGCACCTGCATTACCAGGGTATCGTTTTTCAGGTTTTAGTGTAACTGGAGCAGATAGTACCATTTCCAATGTTGATCTAACGAATCGCACGGCAACATTCAGGATGGGCAGTGAAAATGCAACTGTTACAGCGGAATACGCATCAACCGTTATCCGCAATGCGGATGATTTAGAAAGATTCTTACGAAGTGAATTTCCATACGATTCAAATAGTCAAACTTATACGTTTGAACCAGAGACAAATCAAACAATCGACATGGCTGGAAAAGGTAACTTTACAGGTAGAAGTCAATTTTCTGGGAACTTGATCGGTAATGGTACGACGATCACCAATCTTTCATTAACTGCTTCCAGTGCTGCTCTTGGTTTGATTCAAACACTCAATGGAGGTAACCAATCTCGCATCGAGAATCTAACTTTGTCACGGGTGACTGTCAACAATACGAGAACGCAGTTTTACTCGGCTGGAATCATTGGGCAAGTGGCAAGTGGCACATCGATTGAACTTGAAAATATCAAAATCGACGAACACAGTGAGATCTCAGCGAGTCAACCTTATGGAAGTGCCGGCTTGATCGGCATCAACAACGGCACTGCCACAATCAAAAACGGCGAGGTTTTAGGAACGTTACATACGAATACTTCGAACGGATTGATGGGCGGTATCGTTGGACAAAACCAAGGACAATTGATGATCGAAAACAGTTTCTCCCAAGTAACATTTACAGGGGGCGGGAACTTTACGTTAAGTGTCGGTGGTTTAGTTGGTGAAACGAATGGTCAAGTGACGATCACTGATTCGAGAAGTGAAAGTCGGACAGGTATCAATTCAGCAAGCGGAACGAGTCGAGGCGGCTTTATTTCTCGTGTCGCTCATTCAGGAAGTGCCACGATCCAACGAAGTGTCAATTCAAGTGACATGCGAGGAAATAATAGTTCAGTTGGTGGCTTTATCGGGCGCATGTCTGGAACTGCAAGGATCGAAGAAAGCTACCATAATGGGCATGTCCAAGGAAGTACCAGTCTGGGAACTGGTGGGTTTGTTGGTTTAGGTGACGGCAATAATTCGCTTGTGATTGTCGATAGTTACAGCATCGGCTCCTCCAACGGCAACGGGGTGATCGGCGTGAATCAGGAATCCAATAGTGTCACGCTTAGTCAAGTTTTTGTTGCTGGATTTACCGGAGGACAACCCATCACATCAGATTCGACTAGTATTACAGCGACCAATGTTTATTATGATTCCAGTACAACAAACAAATCGTCAACGACAGGTGTTGGTGAAGCGAAAACGACGTTAGAACTGATCGAAACTACAACTGGTGGCTTAGGATTTGGCAATCGTTGGCGAACGGATTTCTCCGTGAGTCAACGAACGAATAAGACTTATCCGTATCTAAGTTGGCAAACGAATGATACACAGGCTTTAATGTTTTTCAATAGTATCGATCCAATGGTCGATCGTTCAGTGACTGGCAATCAAGTTTCTGTGACGTTGGATTTGCAAAATGATTCACTGCGACTGTTTAACCCATACACCGCAGGGTTAGCAAGTAATGCTTCAGCAGGAGAACAAATGATCAACCGTAATGGTGCCTCACGCTTTTCTATTGGTGTCATCAATGAGCAAGGGGTCGTTGGTTTTACTGCGCGACGTATGGATTTAAATGTGACCCGTCAACCTGCGGCTGGAAGTTCAAGTGATCCTGTGATTGATAAAACTAATTTTCTTGAAGGAGAATCGATCGTTGTTACTGCTCCAGAAGCAAATTATGGGTATCGTTTTGATGGTTTCACGGTGACTGGTGCGAATAGCACGATCACTGATCTTGATTTAGTCAATCGAACGGCTACTTTCACGATGGGAACAGCAGACGCAACGGTCACAGCGAATTATCAACAAACAGTTATTTGGACAGCGGAAGATCTACGCAGATTTTTAAATAGTCAAGCGCCATTTAATCGAGATGATGAGACCTATTCGATTGAACCAGTAGACGGTCAAACAATCGATATGTCTGGTGAAGGGGAATTTATTGGCCGCGCGAACTTTACTGGCGTGTTGAAAGGGAATAACGCAACAATCAAAAATCTAACTATACGCGGTGGTGAATCAAGTGTCGGATTTATTCGTGAGATAAATAGCGGCACGGCACGAATAGAAGATCTACATTTTGAAGGTTTGACAATTGATAGCACTAGAGGCCAATCGTTTACTACGTATATTGGACTTATGGCTCAAGTAGGTGGTGGGCGAATAGCTGAGCTTGAAAACATCAGTATTGATGGAACGAGCCAGATTTCTGCGAATCAACCAAATGGAGCCGGAGGATTAGTTGGGCAAAATAATGGAACAACACTGATCATGAATAGTCGTGTATCAGGGACCCTAAGCACGAAAACCTCAAATGGCTTGCTCGGTGGTTTTGTTGGTACTAGTGTCTGTCAATTGACTATCCAAGATAGTTTATCACGAGTGAATTTTACTGGAGGAAATAATTTCTCATTGAATATCGGTGGCTTCGTTGGAGAAGCCAGTGGACAAGTATCTGTCATTGATTCTAAGAGCGAAGCGCGTACCACTGTAAATTCAACGGATGAGACTTACCGAGGAGGCTTTATTGGTCGTGGCGTTGCTTCAGCAAATATCACGATCCAACGAAGTATCAACTCTGGTGATATGCGTGGTAATAACAGTTACGTTGGTGGTTTTATCGGGCGATTATCTGGTTCTGCTAGAATCGAGGAAAGTTACCATGATGGACATGTACAAGGAAGTACAACGATCGGAACGGGTGCTTTTATAGGAATCTCTGAAGGTAATGGCACTTTAGCTATTTCAGATAGTTACAGTATTGGTTCGTCGAACGGTAATGGAGTGATCGGAAACAACCAAATGAACAATCCGGTCATACTTAGTCAACTCTATGTTGCTGGATTTACCGGTGGGCAACCGATCACATCAGCCACGGCTGGTATTACAGCGACCAATGTCTACTATGATTCAAGTACCACAAACAAATCGTCAACGACAGGAGTCGGTGAAGCGAAAACAACATTGGAATTGATTGAATCAGCCACCGATGAACTAGGGTTTGGTTCTCGTTGGCGAACCGATTTTTCTGTCAGCCAACGAACGAATAAAACGTATCCATATTTGAACTGGCAAACAAACAATACGCAACCTTCGATGTTTTTGAATAGTATTAATCCTATGGTCGATCGTCCGGTGAGTGGAAACCAAGTGACTGTAACGTTAGACTTACAAACTGGCTCGCTGAAACTGTTTAATCCATATACAGCTGGCTTGGCAAGTAACGCGTCTTCAGGAGAACGAACGATCAACCGTAATGGTGCGGCACGCTTTTCAATCGGTGTCATCAATCCACAAGGTGTTGTTGGTTTTACCGCACGCCGGATGGAATTGACGTTGACTAGAGATCCGTTAACTGGAAGTGCATCCGATCCATCTGCTGACCTAACGAACTTTATCGAAGGGGAAACAACGACGATTCAAGCCGCTGAACCAAGTCAAGGGTATCGTTTCGTTGGTTTTAGTGTCACTGGAACGGGAAGCACGTTGAGTAATATCAATCAGACAAATCGCACCGCTACTTTTACAATGGGAACAGAAAATGCTACTGTCACAGCAAATTATGTGCAAACAGTCATTCGAACAGCTGCAGATCTAAGTCGATTTTTGAATAGACAAGCACCTTTTGATCGAGATGATGAAAACTATTCGATCGAGCCAGAAGATGGTGTCGCAATCGACATGGCTAATGCAGGGACCTTCCCTGGCAGACAAACCTATGGAGCAAAACTGATTGGTAATCATGCGGTGATCAGAAACTTAACATTGACTAGTGCAGAAATCGATTTAGGCTTTATCCAATCAACAGGCACTGGTTCCTTACAGATCGAGAATCTGAGTTTTGAGAACTTGAGCGTTAGAAATACCAGATCCCAGTCATTTATGAACTATACGGCAGGATTGATCGGTCAAATCAATACAGGCGGAGTCGTTGAACTGGAAAACATCATGTTTGATCGAAGCACTAGGATTGCTTCGAACCAATCAAATGGTAGCGGCTCTCTTGTTGGAAATAATAATGGTCGTTTGACGATTAGGAATAGCCTACTGTCAAACTCTGTCCATACGCACACCTCGAATGGTTTGCTAGGTGGTTTAGTGGGTCGTACGACAGGAAAGACTACGATCGAGCGAACTACATCAAGAGTACGCTTTACTGGTGATAATAATTATAGTCTAAACTTAGGTGGATTGATCGGAGAAGCATCGGGTACCATCACGATCAGTGATACTCAAAGCGAGGCGCAATCAACGGTTGCTTCTGCATCCTCTACTTATCGTGGTGGGATGATTGGCCTTACTGGAGGGAATGCCCGAGTAGTGATTGAAAGAAGTATAAATTCTAGTGATATCCGAAGTGCAAACAGTTTTGCAGGTGGTTTTGTAGGTCGTGCATCAGGAAACGTGACGATCAATGAGAGTTATCACAATGGGTATATGTTAGGAAGTGTGACAGATGGTTCTGGTGGCTTGATTGGTAGGCTTGAAGGAAATGGACAATTGAGTGTCAATGATAGTTATAGCGTTGGTTCAACGAATGGCAATGGAGGGATCGGAGTGGTTGCTTCAGCAGCGACAGTGCAATTAAATAATTTCTTTGTTGCTGGATTTACAGGAGGGCAACCAATCACGAATACAACAACAGGAATTACAGCCAATAATGTCTATTTTGATACAACAACTACAAGAAAAACTTCAACGACAGGTGTCGGCGAGGCAAGACTGACGACTGGTTTGATCGATGCGACAATCAGTGAGCTTGGATTTGGCGAAAAGTGGTTGACAGGCTTTGCTTTGGGGAGCAGTGCGAATCGAACCTACCCATATTTGAAATGGCAAACGAATGACGTGCAACCTTCTGAATTTTTACACTCGATCCAACCAGAAGTCGATCGAGCGGTATCAACAAATCAAGTAACAACGACATTGGATCTAGCAGGTCAATCGGTGCGCTTATTTAATCCATACCAAGCAGATTTGCCTGGAAATGCTGCATCAGGAACGATCCAGATCAATCGTAACAATGCAACACGCTTTTCAATCGGGGTCATCAATGGACAAGGCGTTATTGGCTTTACGGGGATTGGAAATTACACTGACATCCAACCAGTTAGTCAAGTATTGAACTATGGGTACGAAGAGAAAGATTATGACGCAAAAGATTTTGTGGCTGTGTATAAAGATCATAGCGAAACGGATGATTATGAAGCACGCTTTGTAAGCTTCCCTGATTCATTAAATGGAAATTCAGCACGTATAGAGGTATCGAAAAACGGGACAAGATTAGCAACGCTTGATGTGCCAGTTACGTATCAGTTCGGCCATTCGTTGAATGTACGAGGAATCAGTTTCCAAGGAACTGATATACGGGCAGCAACGTTAAGTTTGAATAGCGATCAAACAGAAATTGTTGCGACGTATAATAGTTTGATATCTGGCGTTTCCATTCATTCGTATTTTGGGAATGAAATGTACTATCAAATCATGCACTATAACTCAGGAACTATCGCTAATGGCCCGTTGAATGAGCAAACATCAAATGTTACTTTTTCTGCTAATGGAAGTGATAGAGTGGGTATCATGGATAGTTTTGGTTCAAATCGAAGAATCTCTGTTGCGAAAGGCGAAATTGTAGAAATATACCATAGAGAAGCTAGCGCTAGATTAGATAACTTTCAAAATAATGTCGCTCAGTCTAGATCGACGGAGCGAAGAAGTCGTTACCAAATCACGGCGAATGGATTTGAACAGTTAACCATTGATCGCTTAAATCCACGAGAACAAAAAACCGTTTTAGGGATGACTCAAGAAGATTTAGATCGACAAATCAATCGATATTTAGATATCAGTCAATATCCTACATTGAAAATCGAGGGCTTCAGTCAATACCCTGATACTTCTATGGAAGGGAATACGAGCGGGAAAATCGTTGTCAGTGAAGAACTAGTGAATGGTCAAACTGTTACATGGGAATATACTGTTCCTTTTGTTGTAGAAAGTGATCCGGCGATCCATGTGACGTTACCAGTTAAAATGATCTTTGATGTGATTGAAGAGGAAGTGATAAGCCCGGATTACCAAGTAATCAATCACTCGACAACAACAAATCTATCCGTAGCATTCCATACAAAAGAGGATGTGGAATTAGCAAGTACATCGAACGTCGTCTTTTTAGAAGAACCCGAGCATGGGGTGCAAGGGGAAGAAGCGATGCTTTTATACTTGCAACGTCTAGGAGAGCCAGTGTCTGATAAACCTTTAGTGGGACGATCAAGCACCTTTACGGGCGCGCGATGGACTGAGGTCATTCAACCCGATTCTCAAATGGCGCTAGGATTTACAGGAACCTATTTCGGTGATGTAACAGTGAGTAACAAAGTCTCGGGCAATTTAAGTTTACACTTTGCAGCGATGACAAATTGA
- a CDS encoding helix-turn-helix domain-containing protein, with protein MENLPMTLQLDNQFKRQYQILNMVHMNKVNQITINDLSDNLEKSKPTLKKDIEAINLALDAHCISLTIDQKGALSIQYKKALTIDTMITLLAKRTITYQLMDLLLHNVTYSTDELVTALMVSRSTIFKTIRHMNNILKEFNVTITTGPLTLSGSEEDIRFCFFAFYSSFGDSTIIDDDSELDAQYLVKEGHKRDLAFLHFSHFRAALWLSIAKARWKCKKFCNLNRRIKVLIKSSKGFSSLERLLQDYYVSRSNETLSLNETMWLYLISLHCISYTRQKNLDDGRSYAFYREENPNIIEAIHRFLATVFPEKMIEDGSLEKMEAFLVNVRLLSKMSHTYELHSPTMMMQMKERHPEIYQVWYEKLTTLKNNPLFGFVHIDYLAAALTTFHASLLLKQSHRPLRILFTIQGPPSLDDYILNEIEALFMQRSTVEFQIEQAVTKESIETYQADLVVCNYDLHLIDEHTCQIHRISNIPTIADWRLLMETITYLSLPNYLESE; from the coding sequence ATGGAAAATTTACCTATGACTTTGCAACTGGATAATCAGTTCAAGCGTCAATATCAGATTCTGAATATGGTACATATGAACAAAGTAAATCAAATCACTATCAATGATCTCTCAGATAACTTAGAAAAATCGAAACCCACGCTCAAAAAAGATATTGAAGCAATCAACTTAGCATTGGATGCGCATTGCATCTCACTAACGATCGATCAAAAAGGTGCATTATCGATCCAATACAAAAAAGCTTTGACAATCGATACGATGATCACCTTACTGGCAAAGAGAACGATCACTTATCAGCTCATGGATCTACTGCTCCATAACGTCACTTACTCAACTGATGAATTAGTGACAGCATTGATGGTCTCTAGAAGTACGATTTTCAAGACGATCCGCCATATGAACAATATCTTAAAAGAATTCAATGTCACGATCACAACTGGGCCGTTGACTTTATCGGGCAGCGAAGAGGATATCCGTTTTTGTTTCTTTGCTTTTTATTCCAGCTTTGGTGATAGTACGATCATTGATGATGATAGCGAACTTGATGCACAGTATTTAGTCAAAGAAGGGCATAAAAGAGATCTCGCTTTTTTACATTTCAGTCATTTCCGCGCTGCGTTATGGTTATCGATTGCCAAAGCCCGATGGAAGTGTAAAAAGTTCTGTAACTTGAATCGTAGAATCAAAGTATTGATCAAGAGTAGTAAAGGCTTCTCTTCACTTGAGCGATTGTTACAGGATTACTATGTTTCACGGTCCAATGAAACACTCTCACTAAATGAAACCATGTGGTTGTATTTGATTTCGCTCCATTGCATTTCGTACACACGTCAAAAAAACTTAGATGACGGTCGTTCCTACGCGTTTTATCGGGAAGAAAATCCTAATATTATTGAAGCGATCCATCGTTTTCTAGCGACTGTTTTTCCAGAAAAAATGATCGAAGATGGTTCATTAGAAAAAATGGAAGCTTTCTTGGTCAATGTTCGTTTACTTTCTAAAATGAGTCATACATACGAATTACATTCGCCCACGATGATGATGCAAATGAAAGAGCGTCATCCGGAGATCTACCAAGTATGGTACGAAAAACTAACTACGCTAAAAAACAATCCTCTTTTCGGGTTTGTTCATATCGACTATCTCGCAGCAGCGTTGACGACGTTCCATGCGTCACTTTTATTGAAACAATCACATCGTCCTTTACGTATCTTGTTTACGATCCAAGGACCGCCATCTTTAGATGATTACATCCTGAATGAGATCGAAGCGCTTTTTATGCAACGTTCAACGGTCGAATTTCAAATCGAACAGGCGGTAACGAAAGAATCAATTGAAACGTATCAAGCCGATCTAGTGGTTTGCAATTATGATCTACATTTGATTGATGAACATACTTGCCAAATCCATCGGATATCGAATATCCCGACGATTGCCGATTGGCGCCTTTTGATGGAGACAATCACTTATTTGTCTCTTCCTAATTATTTAGAAAGCGAATAA
- a CDS encoding zinc-dependent alcohol dehydrogenase family protein — translation MKNRCLIYREFGLPHEVVQMEEYPLALRPGEVLVKMLIAPINPSDLIPIHGVYAHRIDLPQIAGYEGVGEIVQVTDPRDEAMIGQQVLPLRAAGTWQTYHTSSKNDLIVVPHSIDRLTAAQMYINPVTAWLICTKELKLNHDDYLLINAGNSSISRIFIQLSRILSFKVIAIVRHEKYQQELTELGADLVVLWDEETALHQILTHTNGKGVRAAIDQVGGKSGEILARAIHPYGKFIAIGLLSGHQVDWSFIHTLPIKVKVYHLRHWADSVSNEEWQQTFQRLFQLVEQKQLNLLSTAPIYPISDYRQALQIAERKKEKIFLNFDVE, via the coding sequence ATGAAAAATCGCTGTTTGATTTACCGCGAATTTGGCCTGCCCCATGAGGTAGTCCAGATGGAAGAATACCCACTTGCTTTGAGACCAGGAGAAGTCTTGGTCAAAATGCTGATCGCTCCAATCAATCCTTCTGATTTGATTCCAATCCATGGCGTTTATGCGCATCGCATCGACTTACCACAGATTGCTGGTTATGAAGGTGTTGGTGAAATCGTTCAAGTGACCGATCCACGGGATGAAGCGATGATAGGACAACAAGTCTTGCCATTACGAGCCGCGGGCACTTGGCAAACGTATCACACATCGTCAAAAAATGACTTAATTGTTGTTCCTCACTCGATCGATCGTTTGACTGCTGCTCAAATGTACATCAATCCTGTGACCGCTTGGCTGATCTGCACCAAAGAGTTAAAGTTGAATCATGATGACTATCTTTTGATCAATGCAGGTAATTCTTCGATTAGCAGAATCTTTATCCAGCTCAGCAGAATCCTATCCTTTAAAGTCATTGCAATCGTCCGCCATGAAAAATATCAACAAGAGTTGACTGAATTGGGGGCTGATTTGGTCGTTCTTTGGGATGAAGAAACAGCATTGCATCAAATTTTGACCCATACGAATGGTAAGGGTGTTCGTGCAGCTATCGATCAAGTCGGTGGGAAAAGTGGTGAAATCTTGGCACGAGCGATCCATCCTTATGGGAAGTTCATTGCCATCGGATTGCTATCTGGTCACCAGGTCGATTGGTCGTTTATCCATACATTACCGATCAAAGTCAAGGTTTATCATTTAAGGCATTGGGCGGATTCGGTCTCAAATGAAGAGTGGCAGCAAACTTTTCAACGATTATTCCAGTTGGTTGAACAAAAACAATTGAATCTACTAAGTACAGCACCTATTTACCCAATTTCTGACTATCGTCAAGCGTTACAGATAGCAGAAAGAAAAAAAGAAAAAATCTTCCTAAACTTTGATGTCGAATAA